TTATCATGGGTTCTCCCTTTGTGAGGACCTCCTCATTTTGATCCCACCCGGGTTGGACACCCCGGTAGACACTCATCCCCACCGCATCACCGTCAGAGGAACCCCCTGTACATGTCGCCCCTCTTCGCCTGCGCACAACGAATTTCCTGTCTCCCTTAATGTAAACACACTCGCTGTTTTCGTACACATCGTCTTTTTCCTGCACATCTCCGTTGAGATTATGGTGGTTACTACGCACTTTGCCTTCATCACAATGGGTTGGTGTGCACTTCCCTGGGGCGGCGCTGCTTTCCTCATTCATACCCTGCGCCGCCTGTTCAATGGAAGAAAGGGCATCCCCCCCAAGGGGGCGATTACCCATTCCCGCGCTGCATAACGAACTGAAGGTGGTGCTTCTTGGCGTGCAAAAACGAATTGCACCTTTGGACTTGCCGCCAAGGCTCACAGTGGAAACTCCCTCAtgttttaacaaaaaaaggacgatTTCTGTTTGGGGGaaacgtaaaaaagaaagttttcTTATGAGCATAAGTTGATAATTTGAAGTGAAACAAGATAGGCGAATTGCTCTGCACAATAGATTGTGGAGCTGGTCATCTGTTTAGTGAGATGCTAATAggtatattctttttatagGCCAGTTGCGTGATGACCCTTCCACAGGGAAAAACACACGAATGGGAAAAATCCAAACGATTGAAGAACGAGTTCTACTTTTACGAATGAAGATTATTTAAAAGGGTTAAGAAGGCTTAAAgcagattaaaaaaaaaaaaaaaaaaattaaccgaGTTACTCAACtgggtaaagaaaaagatttAATTCACTTATGCTTCATTATTTAGGTtctattgaaaaaaaaaaaataaatagtaaataaataaaaaaacgcatGCAGGTGGCAGACTCCGCTGTTAGGTCACACTTCATTAATTATAACATtcgaagggggggaaaagagtACGGGTGCCTTTTCACAGAGGCACCTGTTAACACATGCTTTACTTTGGGAAGGGTTTCCCGAATGTTTGATGAACAATACGAGGATCTATTCAAATCGCGTagggtgcaaaaaaaaaaaaaaaaaaaaaaaaaagagccacAGGAAAATTGACCTCGATTCGTCTGCGCATAcaacatgtacatgtgcgcACACACTTTGGGGGGAGGATCAAAATGTAGAGCAAAGCAATACAAATGTgcgaaaaggtgaaaaatgaaatgactAGTTTGCAGTCCCTTTGGGCTGTCCCAAACGCACTGCTAAACCTGACGCTTCGCTCATTTCCCATTTTACCACTTCACGCGCCCTGGACATAGCGCCTGTATAAGATCGAGGTACCATAGCCCGTAAGCAAGCCCATCCGGAGGAGCGTGGAGCCGAAGCTGCTGACCATGGCAACGTTGCTCATCGAGTTGAGGGGCTTCAAGACATCGGAAATGTTGATAAAGGACAAAACGACAAACCAACCATTTAGGTAaatgtttgaaaaaattagggcgcacttaaaaagaaaattattcaaaAGGGCTGCATCTGTCAGGGGTATTATCAAACATAGCACGGATAGAAACGTCCTTGCCAGTGAGTATATGAATACCTTCTTTTGTGGGAGAagaaactttttaaaaactggTACAGTCTCTGCAAATGTTGGAAAAATCCTACTGACACAGTCACCCAACTGCACCATGCCAATCAGTATGTATCGCTCGTCCACATTTTGGGTCCACATTTCTGGGCAAACAACGGGGAAAACTGCAATCTTAAGGAAAATATTGTAGAAggtgcaaaaaaggaaaacgattGACTTCTTGTAGAGGAATGCCTTTATCCTGGCTTGCTTCATTATCTCGTTTACCTTCACGTTCAATGAGGAGACCTTTGGGACGAAGCGCCTTCGAGGGCTTACCCCCATGGGGCCCACCCCGTTATTTGCATCACTAGAAACTTGCATGGCAGCTTCCTTGCGAGTCTGCTTTTCAGTATCGCTTTCATTCCCACTGTAGCCACCTTCGCGAGTGGAACTCTCAACCGGTATGACGAATGATTCCCCCCCGGTTGTTCCTCCTGCCCTGTCGAACAGTGCACCGCTTCCACTGCGCGCGCGCTTCCCATCTCTTTCTTCCTGGTACATCTTGAACTTACGCTTAAAGTCATCGGTACTTTTCAACAGGGTgtagaaaatgaaggagacaAAAATAAAGGTGCAATTAATGGCGCAGGTGGCAAATATGGACTGCATAAGCTTATGTACGTCtttatcaatttttattaaaaaatagaaaaacgTGGAGGTaatgaaaagggaataaattCCAGTCAAACCGTATGACAGGCAGATTACTTTGGAGCTATTCAAGACGATGGTGGcaattgaaaaaatcatcGTCTTCATTACGGAGCAGGTTGCACCGATGATACCAAtaagtaaataaaataaaaaggtccGATCATAGTAGTACTTTACGACCAGAGGGTACACAAGCTGGAGGCCaaaagaaatgataaaacaTATGTCATAGGTCCTCGTCTTCACTTCGATAAATAAAGCACTGATTAGTGAAACGAATACCAAAACGGAGAAGTATAGAAAGAAGGTGGAGGACACCACGATGTTTTTGTTTAGCAGTTCGTGGATGTGGGGCGTCGTATTCAAGACGCAGTTGTACATGAGTACGGATGACATACCCATCAGGCACAGGGTTATATTTGCAAACGTGTTGCTGTATTGAAGGTGCTCTTTCAGGAGCGCTGTGCTCCCTTCTTtcgtgttggttgtgttattCGTGtctgttcctttcttcatttccgaGTTGTCTTCCCCAACTGGTGGCGAGGGGGGCCCCTCCGACGTGTTGGTTCTCTTATTGGGTGCATTCATTTTCGAAGATTCCACTGAGTGAGGTGCGGTCATCCGCGGCGCTGTCTGACGGTGTGCACCTTCCTACAgttatattttcccttctgtCAGCCGGCGCATACAGCAGGGGTACCGTTTGGAAAGGTTGTCACCCCTCTTTGgactttttatttcttggcTATTGAAACTTCCAGGGCCAGGTGGCTATTTTGCTGCGCCCTCTTCTAAGGTCACAAGTGGTTACGAAATATTATACGTCcaacatttctttttccgtcATCGCTTTGGCCAACAAGGCTCTCGCGCTTTTTCACTGAAAACATATATGTCGTATGGTAGACCCAACTGTACAATAAGGCGGTTCGTTTTTTcaggaaaaatgcaaaattggaaaataaGCCcaggggacaaaaaaaaaaaaaaaaaaaaaaaaaagggggaaaaagaaaaaaaaaaaaaagcacaaatgaaaaaatgaagaaatatgtGCGGATTGGGCAAATTATTTCCAGTTTGGCAGAGAGCGAATCCTTTttaaagaggaggaaaaattttcacgTTGGGGAGAAATCCAAGGCACTAACATATGGAGAGGATTAAGATGGTTATCTTGGGTTGCTGACATCTGGtgagcaccttttttttttttttttttttttttttttttgcccaagTGCTAAATAGGCCAGGTTACAAATGTGCGACTTTCTTACGCGCATGTTTACATAACAGCGTGGATTTTCTCCCCCTCACACACCCAGCGCCGCTACAACAATCTCTATGTCGAAAAATCCTTTAACTGATTTATTTCTCGATTTGTATCCCCATTTGTTAATCCAGATAATCCTTTGATATGTGAGAGAAATGGGGTGcttcttcaaaaaagggGCTACAATAGTGGGGATTTTTTGAGGGCCATATAACCTGTGAGGCCGCTCCATCTGGGGATACTTTGCACCACAACGTTGTGAAGTAggtggtatatatatatatatatatatatatatatatatatatatatatatataaatcacCGTGAATGAGGGTTCATCCTTTCGAACCAGAAGGAATTTTTGAGAAGCATGCTTCCCTTCCTGATGAATATTACATGTCATTTTCATATGGGTAGGAAAATTTCCACTTGGAGGTGGaggcaatttttattttctttttaccctATGTTATAACAATATAGTGGCTTCATTCATCGGTTTTGTATAGGTCTACATAAGATTTTGTGGATGCCCCTAAGGAGCGGCTATTTCAGAGtggttatttatttattttttttttttttaggggtaGCATAAAATGTGTTCGCCCCCTTGTTGTTCTAGTGAGGATACAATATTTTACTGCTTACGGGAAGACCAAAGAAAAGTCTGCGTCATTTTGCATGTAAATGGTACACACTTCAAGGGGGTCTATTTGAAGGTCCATCTTAGGGAGAAGCAAATGGAGCCTTAATCGCCGCGAAGTAGGTTTTTCTCTATTTGTCCTCATATCAAGGgagcccattttttttttttttttttttttttttttttccctctacgccattaataaaatgataaaaaggtATCTGAAGATATACCCATCCATTTACTACACCAAACATGTGAAGACAGCCCCCGAAGTGAATGAACATTCCACCCTGTTGAAAAAGGATTACGTATTTAATCAGTATGGTGGACAGGAAGTTTTCCTAAATAATAAACTAAAGAAGGGACAGGACGAAAACCAAGTAAAGAGAATCTA
This DNA window, taken from Plasmodium knowlesi strain H genome assembly, chromosome: 13, encodes the following:
- a CDS encoding nucleoside transporter 2, putative gives rise to the protein MTAPHSVESSKMNAPNKRTNTSEGPPSPPVGEDNSEMKKGTDTNNTTNTKEGSTALLKEHLQYSNTFANITLCLMGMSSVLMYNCVLNTTPHIHELLNKNIVVSSTFFLYFSVLVFVSLISALFIEVKTRTYDICFIISFGLQLVYPLVVKYYYDRTFLFYLLIGIIGATCSVMKTMIFSIATIVLNSSKVICLSYGLTGIYSLFITSTFFYFLIKIDKDVHKLMQSIFATCAINCTFIFVSFIFYTLLKSTDDFKRKFKMYQEERDGKRARSGSGALFDRAGGTTGGESFVIPVESSTREGGYSGNESDTEKQTRKEAAMQVSSDANNGVGPMGVSPRRRFVPKVSSLNVKVNEIMKQARIKAFLYKKSIVFLFCTFYNIFLKIAVFPVVCPEMWTQNVDERYILIGMVQLGDCVSRIFPTFAETVPVFKKFLLPQKKVFIYSLARTFLSVLCLIIPLTDAALLNNFLFKCALIFSNIYLNGWFVVLSFINISDVLKPLNSMSNVAMVSSFGSTLLRMGLLTGYGTSILYRRYVQGA